A stretch of DNA from Eriocheir sinensis breed Jianghai 21 chromosome 30, ASM2467909v1, whole genome shotgun sequence:
CCAATGTTTCAACTGTCATCATCTCACACGGTGATTAAATATTGAACCAAGCTCTGAGTTTTATTAAGTACAGGTCGAGCTAGTCCAAGGAGTCTAGAGAAGAACACTGTAGAATCCTTGAACTATAGTCACTGGGCCATAGAACTATTTATTGAGTCGTGAAACCCAGCATATAAATAAATGACCACTGGATGAGGTGCCGTAGGATGAGCCTTGTAAGGGAGAGCATAAACCCACAACTGTCAGTATCATGAGAGGTTTGTGTCAAGGCCATAATGATGTATACGTACCCCGTCACCCATCAATCAGCTTATCACTGGTTAATTGACTGCATGAAGTGGCCTCCCTGCACTTACGCCAGGGAGTGACTGAAGCACACCGCCATATGCACTGCTCGACCATGACAGGGCTCCTCTACATCCATTAACTCTTTTAGCCTTTGCTGATAACCTTGCCATCTCTTCAACAGCACATTTCTTCATTTTATACGGCAAAGGaattacagctcaagggcaataaacaaagatgaaacaaaaaagcCACGGTAATCGCATGTTCCTACCAACAGCGTACATTAGGAGTAGCCAGAATTAAGAGGCATTTAGCTCGTCAACTTTTAACTAATTTGAAACGAGAATACTGAAACACTTTCCAATGACCTGGTAACTGATAAATACCTTGAGAGGATACGCTAGGCAGTACAGAAGGGGAACAGGAAAAAAACGGTTTGTGTGGGGTACGGAAAgggtgatggaagagggaaatCCCGGAGGAGACAGCTTGCTATACAGAGGCTTCCTTTAGTACTCCACGCCTCTCAGGACGCCCTTCAGCATCAGTCTCTTCCCTACTAACGATTCGGTCAGGTCGTGCTCCTGACCCACCACCTCCTGCCGATGGTCCTCCTCCAGCACCTTCTTCACCAGGTTCCCCTTGAAGGCGGAGTCCATCATGCGCTCGTCCACCATGCGCTCGCTCTGCACGCACCTCCCGATGGCTGGAAGGTGAATGCAAGGTATGTTAGTGCGTCATTTACTTAAGTGGTTGGCCTATTCTCTAGAAGTTGTCATCATCAACATCGTCATTATCAGTCAACTGCAGGATAAAAGCCTTTCCAAATGCTCTCTAGATCTCTCTGTCTAATGTTACGTAGTATAATCTATCTTGCCTCAGTAAAGGTTCTAACGACTAGAGTCACTAGACAATCAGATTCACGAAAGGGCAGTTGTAACTATATGATTGTAAAGtttagggaagaaagaaaaccagaTAGCAGTCAGATTATCGAAGTAACAGAAGGTCAACTATGTGATTGCAGAGGCTTGAGTAAAAAGAAAACCAGGTAACAGTCAGGCAATCGGAGTAACAAAAGGTCAACTATGTGATTGCAGAGGTTTGGGTAGAAAGAAAACCAGGTAACAGTCAGACAATCGTAGTAACAAAAGGTCAGCTATGTGATTGCAGAGGTTTGAGTAAAAAATAAACCAGGAAACAGTCAGACAATTGAAGTAACAAAAGGTCAGCTATGTGATTGCAGAGGTTTGAGTAAAAAATAAACCAGGAAACAGTCAGACAATCGGAGTAACAAAAGGTCAACTATGTGATTGCAGAGGTTTGAGTAAAAAGAAAACCAGGAAACAGTCAGACAATCAAAGTAACAAAAGGTCAACTATGTGATTGCAGAGGTTTGGGTAAAAAGAACACCAGGTTACATTCAGACAATCGTAGATAACAAAAGGTCAACTACGTGATTGCAGAGGTTTGAGTAAAAAGAAAACCAGGTAACAGTCAGACAATCGTAGTAACAAAAGGTCAGCTATGTGATTGCAGAGgcttgaataaaaagaaaaccagGTAACAGTCAGACAATCGAAGTTACAAAAGGTCAACTATGTGATTGCAGAGGTTTGGGTAAAAAGAACACCAGGTTACATTCAGACAATCGTAGATAACAAAAGGTCAACTATGTGATTGCAGAggtttgagtaaaaaaaaaaacaggtaacagTCAGATAATCGAAGTAACAAAAGGTCAACTATGTGATTGCAGAGGTTTGAGTAAAAAGAAAACCAAGTAACAGTCAGATAATCGAAGTAACAAAAGGTCAACTATGTGATTGCAGAGGTTTGAGTAAAAAGAAAACCAGGTAACAGTCAGATAATCGAAGTAACAAAAGGTCAACTATGTGATTGCAGAGGCTTGAGTAAAAACACCAGGTAACAGTCAGATAATCGAAGCAAGGAAAGGCAAACTATATGATTGGAGAGATTTTGGATATACAGAAAACCAaggggaaaaatattaaaaaagtctTGAATCTACAGGTTATGATGATAAAATGTACAGATCATAATATAAAAGCCTCGACAGAAGACATGGCAGCACTTACTATCAACATTTCACAATATATAAGATTTTCCTGATGGTTGTGTCCTATTTCTACGTATCAAAAACACTAAATTTGTCTGTCATGTGTTCGTGCTGGTCATCTTTCCACGTTAATTGAATTTGATAAGTTAGGTGAGAGACTTTTAGCGTACGTGAGGACTAGCCAGTGATACAATACAGGtacttatgaggaggaggaggaggaggagataactgaCCTGGATATGGATAATAATAAAGCctagatatttatttatttattggaagaggaggaggaagacaagcgaAAGCATATGGAAacagggaatggggaggaaggctTGTTTTGCTTAGTGAATTTAAATAGAGGTATCGGTTGTTAAGGTAATAAGGGAAAgcgtaaagaaaggtaaggtgaTGAATGAGTAGATAAATGAAGTCAAAATATGGATCAGAAGAGGCAGATTGAGTAtatacaaagtgtgtgtgtgtgtgtgtgtgtgtgtgtgtgtgtgtgtgtgtgtgtgtgtgtgtgtgtgtgtgtgatgctttgATAAACGTATCTATGAATGCACTCATAAACATACCCTAACAACTCGAGATAACCACtctgaaataacacacacacacacacacacacacacacgggctcaCCATTAAAGAGATACTCGTCGCAGATGTTGGAGCCAGTGTCTGATGCGCTGCCTCGAGGGTTGAAGAGGTAAGGGCACTCGCGGGCATCTCTCAGACAGGTCAGCCCGAAGCCGCACTTGCCATACGCTTCCCAGGGGCCTCCGCACTCCTCGTTCGCCCCCTGCACGGAGTATACGCATGTTAAGTAAGGGAGTCCTGTGATTAAGGGTGGTGGAATGGTAGGCTATGTGAAATTACGTGCTAGACTCGGTTCTTTAGAGATACAAATAGGTGAGAATGCACACTCgcccgcgtacacacacacacgcacacacacacacacatcaatcaaTATCAGTAGTATGTGTCAGAGGATTATTATGCTCTAAAATATTTTGTAAAACTATTAGATAAACAGCCCCCAACAcccctttctctatctatctatctatctatctatctttctttctttctatctatctatctatttatctgtctatctatctatctatctatctatctatttgtctgcctacctatctatctatatctatctatctatctttctctccaacCATCTATCTCTACACatctatctatccctatctatctctatctatctatctatttacctatctatctatctatctatctgtctgtctgcctacctatctatctatatctatctatctatctttctctccaacCATCTATCTCTACACATCTATCTGtccctatctatctctatatatctatctatttatctatctatctatctatctatctatctttctatctgtctgcctacctatctatctatatctatctatctatctttctctccaacCATCTATCTCTACACATCTATCTGtccctatctatctctatatatctatctatttatctatctatctatctatctatctatctatctatctgtctgtctgcctacctatctatctatatctatctatctatctttctctccaacCATCTATCTCTACACATCTATCtaactctatctatctctatctatctatctatctatcttcctatctatttatctatctatctaactattcatatcttcctatctattatctatctcaCTCACCTTGGCGCACACCTCGCAACAGTTACACACGTCCCAGGTTATGCCGCGGTGGCACTCCCCGATGGCAGGGCAGCGGCTGGGGTCACAAGCCCCACACTGCAGCGCGTCGGGCCTGCGGGGAGACTCAGCTTACATTGGGTTCGGGAGACAGGGGGAGATGACGGACGACTAGCATGCGAACTTGTGAAGACTGTATGCTCATGTTGGGATGCGTTATGTTTGAGTAGAGTTAGTTTAAGTCATGTGTTGtttcttctcctactactactatgtgcTCCTAATTCTAATACTAATGATACTAATACTGGCACTATCAAAGGcatgttcttcccttctctttttgctGTTTACTTTTGCAACCAATCAATAAATGTCAAAATCACGAAAGTATCACTGTTTCTGTTGTTTCTGTAAATTATGGTgcctagctactactactactactactactactacttgtgaaCCGTGATTTAGGCATGTAAGGCACTGATAAATAGGATGTATATAATAGGTAGTGTGCTGTAGTATGCTGCAATGTGGCTGTGCAGTTCGTGTCACCATGCCGGGGTCCGGGGGTCATATTTTCAAATGCTTCGGCGCctgagcacacacatttgacaaggctttcgtaagggttgtaggcattttcaggggtagttttatgactcttatGGTGGATTGATCATTCTTCTGTGCAATGAAAGTAAGAAATTGCTCATTAGACTTCGCTTCATCttcttttcagcctttggaaataattggtGTGAGAAGCGGAGGCGTATGAGAACACCGACCCGGATGTTTGTGACTGACTCTGATACTGTGTGAGTGTCTGCTGGACCAGGACACTATTTTTGTTGAACCAGTAAACTATTGTACCTGCTACCTCTCAGTGCCCTTCAAGCattgtaagaaaaataaaatagaaatgttATCCTTATGTAACAAAACTGTTTGAATTGCCTTTTGACAGATTAGTTGGGTTCTTGTGAGTGCCCTTGACGTCCATAGTGCAGGAGCCTTGTCataccatcactaggctcataaaactacccgtggaaatactaacacaacctctacgaaagccttaccagatgtgtgtgtgtgtgtgtgtgtgtgtgtgtgtgtgttccgaaatgtttgagaatatgagccTTGGAAATCCCCGAAAAATTACTTTGGCAGTTTATTTACGAGGGTGAAGATATCCTAAAGGTGCTAGTAATATAGCTAGGAGGGGTAAATTATGGCAGGTGGGGTGAGGAGCTGGGCTTGTGTGAGGGTCAGGGTACTGCACAGCTATTACGTGAAATACTGCGTGTGGGTGCTCACTTCAAGGCGGAGACGGCGGCGGTGACCGTGAAGAGTGACAGAGTGAAAAGGCCCGGCATGATCCACCTGTAGGAGATAATATatgtcacccctctctctctctctctctctctctctctaaacattcAAAACACACCCAAAAAGTAAAGTTTCATGTGCGAGTCGCCAAAAAAACACATAGCAAACAAATTAAGAGTGAAAAATGATTAACTATATATGCGATGAGTCACTTGGGGAAAAAAATGTCGCGTATTCTTTGGCACAGACGTTATTTTGCATCCTGTTCGTATATATGTaagggttgttgttttttgtgtttttgtttgtttcctccctATAACACTCACTTGTAAGGAAGGACGTGAGGTGGCAGTGAGCAAAGGTCAAGCAAGGATAGGACTGAGGAGGCGAGCGACCCTGCGTTCCCTTATATACCCGAGGCGCAGTTGGTTCGTAAAGTCGTCAAATCGATATACTGGAGGCGGCATTTCTTGGAGTTACCCTTTAAACCTTTACTGTAACTCTTCCTGCAGCTATCCGTTTGAAAGACTCCAAACAGCATAATATGACAGTCGTCCTACACTAAAAGTCGGTCCAGTAGCCCCGCCCCTTCTTCCATAGCAACGGGAGCTGATTGGTTGGATGACAGGAGGTTGGAATTAGAAGTCAATGTTACTATGGGCCAGGGAGGGTGTAGGGCTTCTGGACGAACTTATTGTGCAGTGACTTTTATTATAGGAGTTATGTGCATGCCTATGTCGCCGTCTGGTGTGTTCAGTTGTCTATTCGTGAAGTGTGACCCATATGACTATTTGACAACAATATGACCTGCATTGCTATAAGCTTGACTAACTGTGGGTCTTGATCGTTTTGTTGCAGGGAAGAAACTGCTTTCAACGGCGACAAGGGAGAACGTTGGTTGTTAGCCTAagaaaattggtttacaaatcgaaatatttaaaaaaaaaaaaaaggaagatattgaAATCGTCACTTTGAACACCCTAGAATTCGCCATTAacattttaactctctctctctctctctctctctctctctctctcgcctgtagA
This window harbors:
- the LOC127005616 gene encoding serine protease HTRA3-like isoform X2 — encoded protein: MPGLFTLSLFTVTAAVSALKPDALQCGACDPSRCPAIGECHRGITWDVCNCCEVCAKGANEECGGPWEAYGKCGFGLTCLRDARECPYLFNPRGSASDTGSNICDEYLFNAIGRCVQSERMVDERMMDSAFKGNLVKKVLEEDHRQEVVGQEHDLTESLVGKRLMLKGVLRGVEY
- the LOC127005616 gene encoding serine protease HTRA3-like isoform X1, with translation MPASAIARWIMPGLFTLSLFTVTAAVSALKPDALQCGACDPSRCPAIGECHRGITWDVCNCCEVCAKGANEECGGPWEAYGKCGFGLTCLRDARECPYLFNPRGSASDTGSNICDEYLFNAIGRCVQSERMVDERMMDSAFKGNLVKKVLEEDHRQEVVGQEHDLTESLVGKRLMLKGVLRGVEY